A single region of the Apodemus sylvaticus chromosome 7, mApoSyl1.1, whole genome shotgun sequence genome encodes:
- the LOC127690072 gene encoding olfactory receptor 143-like: protein MIENRSFVSEFILMGLTDQPELQLPLFFLFLMNNTATVMGNLSLMSLIFLNANLHTPMYFFIFNLSFIDFCYSYVFTPKMLMSFFLEQNTISLRGCMTQLFFFCFFVNSESYVLTAMAYDRYVAICKPLLYKAIMVPRICCLLMFVSYLIGFASAMILTGLMFRLNFCNNYIINHYMCDIFPVIRISCSDTYVNELVSSAVVGIGIILCCLLILISYAMILFNILHMSSGKGWSKAVGTCGSHIITVSLFYGSGLLAYVKPPSAETVGHGKFFSVFYTFLVPMLNPLIYSLQNKDVKVAVKKTLKRITS, encoded by the coding sequence ATGATTGAAAATCGCTCTTTTGTGTCTGAATTTATTCTTATGGGACTGACAGACCAACCTGAGCTCCAGCTGCCCTTATTTTTTCTGTTCTTGATGAACAACACAGCCACTGTGATGGGAAACTTGAGCTTAATGAGTCTCATTTTCTTGAATGCAAACCttcacacccccatgtactttttCATCTTCAATCTGTCCTTCATTGACTTCTGTTATTCATATGTCTTTACCCCCAAAATGCTGATGAGCTTCTTTTTAGAGCAGAACACAATCTCCCTCAGAGGATGCATGACTCAGCtgttcttcttctgcttctttgtgAACTCTGAGAGTTATGTGCTGACAGccatggcctatgatcgctatgtggccatctgcaagcCTTTACTGTACAAGGCTATCATGGTACCTAGGATCTGTTGTCTTCTGATGTTTGTTTCATATTTGATAGGGTTTGCTAGTGCCATGATCCTCACAGGTTTAATGTTTAGGCTCAACTTTTGTAATAACTACATCATCAATCACTATATGTGTGACATCTTCCCTGTCATTCGGATCTCCTGCAGTGACACCTATGTCAATGAGCTTGTGAGCTCTGCTGTGGTGGGTATAGGTATCATTTTATGCTGCCTTCTTATCTTAATCTCTTATGCTATGATCCTTTTCAATATCCTTCATATGTCCTCAGGTAAGGGTTGGTCCAAAGCCGTGGGAACCTGTGGGTCGCACATCATTACTGTTAGCCTCTTCTATGGATCTGGGCTCCTTGCTTATGTCAAGCCACCATCTGCTGAGACTGTGGGCCATGGAAAatttttctcagtgttttatACATTTCTGGTGCCCATGTTGAATCCTCTCATTTACAGTCTCCAGAACAAAGATGTCAAAGTTGCTGTGAAGAAAACCTTGAAGAGAATCACAAGTTAA